One genomic segment of Gossypium arboreum isolate Shixiya-1 chromosome 3, ASM2569848v2, whole genome shotgun sequence includes these proteins:
- the LOC108474989 gene encoding uncharacterized protein LOC108474989 encodes MAQFEAFYGRNCRTPLCQTELDERQVVGPDLVREIEAMVKLICDRLKATSDRKKSSIDMKHRDIKFRVGDKVFMKVSLRRRFLDLSHVVPVEEIEVRTDLTYEEELVEILARKEKVLRNK; translated from the exons ATGGCACAGTTTGAGGCATTTTATGGAAGGAACTGTAGAACTCCTTTGTGTCAGACAGAATTAGATGAAAGGCAAGTTGTTGGACCGGATTTAGTTCGTGAGATCGAAGCAATGGTAAAGTTGATTTGTGATCGTTTGAAAGCCACGTCTGATAGGAAAAAATCTTCTATTGATATGAAACATCGAGATATCAAGTTTCGAGTTGGCGATAAGGTGTTCATGAAGGTTTCACTTAGAAGAAGGTTTTTAG ATTtgtcacatgttgtgccagtggaggagattgaagttcgAACTGATCTcacctatgaagaagaactggTTGAGATTTTAGCCCGTAAGGAGAAGGTTTTGAGAAATAAGTGA